The Streptomyces collinus DNA segment ATGCTGTTGGGGGTCATCGCGACCAGCCGGGCGCTGTCCGGGATGCGCGCGGTGAGCTCCGGCTCGGGAAGGGAGGCCAGCAGCATCTTGCCGACGGAGGTGCAGTGGGCGGGCAGCCTGCGGCCGGCCGCCGACACCATCCGCACGGCGTGCGTGGAGTCGACCTTGGCGATGTAGATGACGTCCGTGTCCTCCAGAATCGCCACGTGGACGGTCTCGTCGCAGGTCTCGGCGACGGTCCGGGCGACCTGCTGGCCCTCGGCCGCGAGGTCGAGCTGCTCGGAGTAGCGGGCACCGAGCTGGTACGGACGTACGCCGAGCCGGTAGCGTCCGGGCTGACCGGGCATCGGGACGATGTACTTCCGGGCGGCGAGCGTGGTCACCAGCTCGTGCACGGTGGTGCGCGGCAGCTGGAGCTTGCGCACGATGTCGGGGGCGGAGAGCGTCCCGTCCCCGTCGAGGAAGAGCTCCAGAATGTCGAGAGCCCGGGTCACGGCTGGTACGAGGCGTCCCACGACCGGCCCCCTCCCTAATATGTCTCAGGCGCCTGCGTTCGAGATTTCAACAGGCGATCGGCATGACGAACACAGGCTAGCCATAGAGGTATGTCCGGGCAATGGGCAGAGGCACGCAATGGGCAGACGCACACCGGCAGGAGCCGCGTTCCTGCGGCGGCTCCTGCCGGTGCACAGGGGGGCCGTCGTCAGGGGAAGTCGGCCCTGGCCTTGTTCACGAGACGGGTGAGGTTGTTGCCGCCGGCTATGGCGTTGTAGTTGCCGCCGAGGCCGCCGCCGGCACCGGCGCTGGCCACGCCGACCACGAAGGGCCCCTCGTTCCAGAAGCCGAAGACCGGACTGCCCGACATGCCCTTGAGGAAGTCGCCGGTCTTGGTGATCAGCATGCGGCCGCCGCCGAGGTCGAAGTCGTCCTCGTCGAGGAAGAAGCCGGTCTGGAAGTTCGCCGCCGTGGAGTGGATGATCCGCTCGTAGGCGATGTTGAACCAGTTCGCGGTCTCGTTGTCCCAGCCGGAGTCGTAGGTGCGGCAGCCGAAGAAGCCGAAGCCGTCACCGAGCCGCCTGTCGAGCATGACCACCGCGTAGTCGTCGTCGGCGTTGCTGTACGTCACGTCCACGATGTGCTCGTAGGCCATGATGTGGGTGCCGCCCGCGCTCGCGAGCTGGGTGGAGCCCTGGACGAGGCTCACGGAGACGGTGAGCGCCTGCCAGTCGATGACGTGGCTGGCGGTCAGGACGTGCCGCGGGCCGATCAGGGCGCCGGAGCCGCTCCCGGAGCCCGAGGACACGTTGCAGGCCAGCACCCAGGGGAAGGACCGGTCGTCGTAGACGCGCCGGCCGTCGGGGTTGAAGACCAGGAGCGGTTCCAGTTCCTGCCCGGCGAAGACGAGCTGGGGAGGTTCGCCGACCTGGAAGCGGTTCGGTTCGAAGCTGATGCCGTCCTGGTGGTCCGGCATCGACGGCTGGAGGTCGGCGGCCGGCTGAGCCCCGGCCGCCGGGGTCTTCACGGGCACCACCGTCGACTTGGGCAGCTCGACGGGCTTGAGGCCGTTGGGGTCGGGGACCTGGTGCTGGGGAACGTGCAGGGGGGAGGTGCGGATCTCCGCTGCGGAGAGCGGAGGGCGGTTCGAATCCGGGATGCCAGGCATGAGGGTGCTCCACGGAGAGTGTGCCGGTGGAGGGGCGCGGGGTGACGCGTGCGAGGGTCCGCGCCTGCGGGGGACCGGGGGGCGCCCCGATGAAGTTGAACGTTGTGCCGTCCTGTTGGGGACTTCGCGCGGGCGGCAGGCCCGGCGCTCCCTTCCATCAAACCTCGTTTTCGCCCGCCCCGCACACGCACACCGGGGGCCGTACGGCGGGGAGATGAGCCCGCGTTCGCGTGGGCCGGGGACTGCGGTTGCGGCGGCCCGGGGCGCGTGCGTGACTGGCACCGACCCCACTTTCCCGCATCGAGGGGCACCATCATGTCCGATCACCTCACCCACCCCACCGGCGCCGTCTGGTCCGACTTCTGCGCCGTGTCCCCCAGTCCCGAACTGCGCGAGCGGTTCCAGGAAGAGCGGCAGCGCGTCGAGTCCGCCTCGTCGCTCGGCGGCCGGTTCGTCATGGGCGGCGGGCCGCGCTACCCCGGTCTCGACGACGGCATGATCAAGCCGGCCCACGAGTACCCCATCGGCACTCCGCGTGAGTCCATCGCCGCCGCGGCGGCCGAACGCGCCCCGCTCACCGGTGCCGTGCGCGTGGTCGTCATCCTCGCCGACTTCTCCGACAAGGAGATGACGG contains these protein-coding regions:
- a CDS encoding IclR family transcriptional regulator, which translates into the protein MGRLVPAVTRALDILELFLDGDGTLSAPDIVRKLQLPRTTVHELVTTLAARKYIVPMPGQPGRYRLGVRPYQLGARYSEQLDLAAEGQQVARTVAETCDETVHVAILEDTDVIYIAKVDSTHAVRMVSAAGRRLPAHCTSVGKMLLASLPEPELTARIPDSARLVAMTPNSITDPGALREALAEIRERGLAVENRESNPDVSCVAAPVRDRTGQVVAALSISVPMIRWSEERRAELEQLAVKGAAELSEHLGHRSMA
- a CDS encoding trypsin-like serine peptidase is translated as MPGIPDSNRPPLSAAEIRTSPLHVPQHQVPDPNGLKPVELPKSTVVPVKTPAAGAQPAADLQPSMPDHQDGISFEPNRFQVGEPPQLVFAGQELEPLLVFNPDGRRVYDDRSFPWVLACNVSSGSGSGSGALIGPRHVLTASHVIDWQALTVSVSLVQGSTQLASAGGTHIMAYEHIVDVTYSNADDDYAVVMLDRRLGDGFGFFGCRTYDSGWDNETANWFNIAYERIIHSTAANFQTGFFLDEDDFDLGGGRMLITKTGDFLKGMSGSPVFGFWNEGPFVVGVASAGAGGGLGGNYNAIAGGNNLTRLVNKARADFP